One genomic region from Thermoleptolyngbya sichuanensis A183 encodes:
- a CDS encoding IS1/IS1595 family N-terminal zinc-binding domain-containing protein, producing the protein MTCLHSDAVKNGHDRQGRQLYRCRDCGKAFVLESGRSPGRPRGKNPLCPICSSGSVKNGRQDGHQRYRCQNGHYFSGISED; encoded by the coding sequence ATGACCTGTCTTCATAGCGATGCAGTTAAGAACGGGCACGACCGACAGGGGCGACAGCTTTACCGCTGTCGAGATTGCGGCAAGGCATTTGTCTTAGAAAGCGGGCGATCGCCCGGTAGACCGCGAGGGAAAAACCCACTGTGTCCAATTTGCAGTAGCGGGAGCGTGAAGAACGGCAGGCAGGATGGGCATCAGCGATATAGATGTCAGAACGGACACTATTTCAGCGGTATCAGTGAAGATTAG
- a CDS encoding phage terminase large subunit family protein → MFLAPPKPTRQRKRRQIENTAQRRRGQFSLDQSALRVKGIEDWYDRGGILFAEWARDQYRRSNGEPLHWIEPTQEEFYLLMGNPWVEFLVVEKPSQVGFTESLIAMLAFVMAEVKIPCGVGFEAERKLRELVPRIQSTFDFIDSIQKVRRSRILATGRKDTDHKERKMTVGGVECTFWYASTAAKNKQERQASSTLSSFPAWWQGADEIELYPEGVLDVAKKRMSASTLRTKPFRAGSTPGHEGGIVDSLVRASAYFFQWRVRCPHCDRTQFLDAFGNLLRPVVQETEDGATDERYVDITGRPLDWFCRDDSSRRRRIETAYIGCQHCGGELPDWAIAAISRTDSIVPTDLREPRGTGEFVCVNTGTKLRDLCTELIEKERPLFDPVALRLPRLASKLFNPAETMRDLATTRNPADAIQQGLGKAITIGVGKISLPRLQRACGLPLPDWCQGRSPDLVVLGGDQGRASHYCVRTAWYLPPDEPDPETRWLNAHIVLEWWGHLHGFDGVEDHVDRHDVDLVGFDGEPEIQLAAAYARKRPSQSVWHDRSAAASVRQSTLLTHYRTEGRKGAMFLFDQVQLKGEDFRRAERTIQDQQVPVFAMHRTFGLDAVRDRLYRGQLHLPEGLQYDSRDEDNLLLHLLASDRRTDGIWAQTPGMPDHFHHALCFAEVAVLAAFYEPRPKRLAFGSFKRN, encoded by the coding sequence CGAATGGGCACGCGACCAATATCGCCGCAGCAACGGTGAACCGCTCCATTGGATTGAACCGACCCAGGAAGAGTTTTATTTGCTCATGGGTAACCCGTGGGTAGAGTTCCTTGTGGTAGAAAAGCCCTCACAGGTCGGCTTTACCGAATCACTGATCGCAATGCTGGCGTTTGTGATGGCGGAGGTCAAGATCCCGTGTGGCGTTGGGTTTGAGGCTGAGCGGAAGCTGCGGGAACTGGTGCCCCGTATCCAGAGCACCTTTGACTTTATTGACTCGATCCAGAAGGTGCGGCGATCGCGTATTTTGGCGACCGGCCGCAAAGACACCGACCACAAAGAGCGTAAGATGACGGTCGGGGGTGTGGAGTGCACCTTCTGGTATGCCAGCACCGCCGCAAAAAACAAGCAGGAACGGCAGGCCAGCTCCACGCTGTCGAGCTTTCCCGCCTGGTGGCAGGGGGCGGACGAGATTGAGCTGTATCCCGAAGGGGTTCTGGACGTTGCGAAAAAACGGATGTCCGCCAGTACGCTCCGCACGAAGCCGTTTCGAGCGGGCAGCACGCCGGGTCATGAGGGCGGCATCGTCGATAGCCTCGTGCGGGCCAGCGCCTACTTCTTTCAGTGGCGGGTACGGTGTCCCCATTGCGATCGCACTCAGTTTCTTGATGCGTTTGGCAACCTGCTGCGCCCTGTCGTGCAGGAGACAGAGGACGGCGCAACTGATGAACGCTATGTTGACATTACGGGGCGGCCGCTGGACTGGTTCTGTCGAGACGACAGCAGCCGTAGACGACGGATCGAAACTGCCTACATTGGCTGTCAGCACTGCGGAGGTGAGTTGCCCGATTGGGCGATCGCCGCAATTTCTCGCACAGACTCAATCGTTCCGACAGACCTCCGGGAACCCAGGGGCACGGGCGAATTTGTCTGCGTCAACACCGGCACCAAACTGCGGGATCTCTGCACTGAGCTGATTGAAAAAGAGCGTCCGCTGTTTGACCCGGTGGCGCTGCGGCTGCCCCGACTTGCCTCCAAGCTATTCAACCCGGCCGAGACGATGCGCGACTTGGCGACGACGCGCAACCCGGCTGATGCTATCCAGCAAGGCCTAGGCAAGGCAATTACGATCGGGGTTGGCAAGATTTCGCTACCACGGCTCCAGCGGGCCTGCGGGCTACCGCTACCGGACTGGTGCCAGGGGCGATCGCCCGATTTGGTCGTGCTGGGGGGAGACCAGGGCCGCGCCTCCCACTACTGTGTCCGCACCGCCTGGTATCTGCCGCCCGACGAACCCGACCCCGAAACCCGCTGGCTGAATGCCCATATAGTGTTGGAATGGTGGGGGCATCTGCATGGCTTTGATGGCGTGGAAGATCACGTCGATCGCCATGATGTCGATCTTGTGGGGTTTGATGGTGAACCGGAGATCCAGCTCGCCGCCGCCTACGCTCGCAAACGCCCAAGCCAGTCGGTCTGGCACGATCGCTCTGCTGCGGCATCGGTACGACAATCCACGCTCCTGACGCACTACCGAACCGAGGGACGCAAGGGCGCGATGTTCCTGTTTGACCAAGTGCAGCTCAAGGGGGAAGATTTCCGCAGAGCTGAGCGCACCATCCAGGATCAGCAAGTGCCGGTCTTCGCGATGCACCGTACCTTTGGACTAGATGCCGTGCGCGATCGCCTCTACCGGGGTCAACTCCATCTGCCCGAGGGGCTGCAATACGATTCCCGCGACGAAGATAACTTGCTGCTCCACTTGCTGGCGAGCGATCGCCGCACCGATGGCATTTGGGCCCAGACGCCAGGGATGCCGGATCACTTTCACCATGCCCTCTGCTTCGCAGAAGTCGCGGTGCTGGCGGCGTTCTATGAGCCGCGACCCAAGCGGCTGGCGTTCGGGTCGTTTAAGCGGAACTAA